TGCTGGTGGGCAGTACGGTCATATTGTAAATATGGGGCTCTGCCTGCAATTCAGAGTGcccttcaccctcccccaccccagcctttcTGTTTTTCAACAGGAAAAGGGTGGGCAGGGGTCGAAGCAGGTGGTGCCAAGTGGCAGGTCTGCAGGTGGCTCCGTGTCAGCACCAGCTAGGCTGTTAGAAGCAGGCGTGAGACGCCCCAACTGGGGTGTGTTGAACTTGGCACTAGGGGGTGGGGATTATTAACCACAGCAGCTCAAGCTAGTTTTTACTTCCCTTATCAACTCCTGCCACCACCCCATAAATCTTAATGAACTATACCCTTCTTCCCCTGCCATCTCCTGCTAGTCAAGAGACAAAGTCAAGCTAGGTAAATTGAGGCTGGGCCACATAAGAGGGTCTCTGCCCCCTTCCTTGGTTCTTGGGGCACCTAATACTTTTCAAGGAGTGCCTCTTCTCTCAGTTGACATGGTGGCAGTTTTGACGGCATCAGTAGTagccatttgatttttataaattagAAAGCTGAGACCAGAGACTTGAGGGACTTGCCACAGGGCACAGAGCCTGTCAGGGCCAAGGGATGGGGGAAAATCCAGAGTCGGCCTGGAATGCTCTCCATGCTGCCTCTGCCCTTGGCCTTCCCATGAGGTAAAGGAGCCACGTCAGAAGGCCAGGCCTGCGGGTGCAGAATGGGAAGGGCTACCCAGCCCTGGCCCAGAGTCCCCGGGCACAATCCCCCTGGCTGAGCCCTGAGGCTGAGCTTCACTGATGGCATGTGTTACCATGGAgaccaggctgggctggggactGCGCTGGGGGCTGGCCAGTGGCTGCAGGCCCTTCCCCACTGATAGGAAGGACCCAGGTGCTCAGGCTCCTTGAGCCAAGACAGTGATTGGTGGAGCTCCTCACCCAGCCTCTCCTTactgcctcctgcccccagcgACCCCACTACTCCAGAACCTGTGGCCTGAGCTGCCTCCCCCAAGTGTCTCTGTGCTTGCCTGTGACCCAGGATTGAGGTTTACCTGGGAGTGGGAGCTGGAGAGGACGGGGGTGTGAGGTCCAAAGCTTCCCAGAACATAGAGCCAGCACCAGTCAGCCAAGTTTGATCAGTCCCCAGATGGTGGGATGAgtgtggaaaatgaaaatgatcagGAGCACCAGCCTGGGCAAAGGCAGGGGCACAGGTTGGGGCGTATGCGGAAACAACGCTGGGCATGGGTACCTGGTTCCTGTCCCTGCCGCGAGCTGACTGGCCCtgaccctccctgggcctcattcGGGAATGAGCAGGCCAGATCGCTTGAAGAATCTCTGCGATCCTTTCCAGGTTGACATTCTTTCCATCTGATTCCAGCCCTGGCCTCCCCCAGTCACAGGGCCTGCTCCAGCTCAGTGTGGCCCCAAGCCCGCCAACCCCTGCACCCTGTGGGGCGCCCAGGGGTGGAGCTGGctctgggcagggcaggaggtGTCCGTGGTGCTTGtctgtgggtggggcagggtggcAGACAGCTTTGTGGATTGATCTAGCTCAGGAAGGTGAGAAGCAGCCTGGAGGGGAGAGATTCCCCTCCCACTCATCTCTGTAGGTAAATAAATCCACAGCCACCATTTCCCCCTCTCTTCCCATCCTGGAGGCACTGCAACCTCCAGGGAGCCTGGAGCTGAGGGGCAGGCCCCACTTCCCTGGCTGGAGGCTTCGCTCAGAGCCCCCCGAAGCAGAGTCTGCATCAGCCACTCTGAGTGTCTGGCCACCCGCTTCCAGGCCCTGGGACACTGCTGAGCCCCAGAGGGTGCGGACACAGTGGAAAGGCCCCAGATACAGCCCATGTGGGATGGAGAGGGCTTGGACTTTGGAAGCCTAGTTAGCCATCCACTAGCCGGGCCATTCTGCGCTGATTACCGACCAACGTCAGTTTCCTGTCTGCAGAATGGACCTGGTACACAGCAGCGTGGGACCGGAGGTCACATGCAGAGGCCGGTGGGCCCTTCATCCCAGGCAGCTGGCAGGGCACAGAAAAGGCGCCCTGAGCTGCTCCTACTCTGACTCCAAGCTCTAGGATGGCAGCTGCCCCTGGGCTGTGGAGTGAGGCCCAGGACCTATTCCACCTGTTGAGGCTGCTAAGTGCAGTTACCTCCGTTGGTCTTCCCACATCCTGGGGCATTTCTGTCCCCATCTCCCAGAGGAAAGTTGCTGGCCAGGGCACCAGCTCTTCCCTCAATCTGTCTTCTCAGAGCTGTCAGGCCAGCATGCAAGATTCCATCAGGGTCCTTCCCCGGCCCCAGCTGtgcctccctcctcaccctggcCCCCCAGTCTGTCGCACCCATTATTTGCTGCCAGCCAGGACAGCCTTAACACCTAGCCAGTGGCCAGCCAGCAGAGAGGGGGAGCAAGGGTGACAGGCAGTGGAAGCCACCGCTCCTAGCCAAGCCCACCGCCTGCCCCCAGGAGGGAAGCTCCTCCTTTTAAGGCTGCTTCTGGGAATTTCCAGCCCCTGAGCTAGACCAGCAACCCCGGGCCCAGACTGACACCTGTGGCTCACCCTTGCGGAGGTGGGGCACCAACGCTGAGGACGGGAGAAGCTGgctctgaggaggaggagggcccCGCAGGCCGGGGTGTGAGGGTCAGGCTTAAGGGAGAGACCCCAGGGGCTGGCCTCCTTATCCAGAAGCCTCCGGCCGCTCCATCCTCCGCACTGAGGCAGCCCAGCAAGAGGCTGGCAGCCCCCACCAGCCGCTGCCTAGCAGTCTCACTGGCCAGGAAGGTGGACACCTCACACCTCAGTCTCCCAATTACGCCctccccccttctcctcccctcttctctctccccctcctcccccctgtctctcctcctctcccccactGAAAACCTGTGGCTTGAAGAGACCTTGGCTTGTCTGGTACTCAACCCCTGGGGACTGCCCACATCTGCTCCTGAGTTTGGGGGCAGGGGGGCAACGGCCCCAAGAAATCTCTCCGGCGATGGGAGCCAGCCGCCTGCTGCCCAGCCTCACTCTGTAAGTGTGCTGTGCGTCTCTCCGACTGCAGTCTTGTTGCTGTTTCCAGCTGGGGGCAGCCCTAATGTTAGCGGGACTCCCACAGGCACAGCAGCGGGGCAGGGGGGTGGGCAGGCGGTGCCTGGGTGCGCCCTGGGAGGGCCTAAGCACTCACCCCTGGGTCCGCCTTGTCTCCCCACACAGGTGCTTACAGCTACTGACTCTCTGCTGTCAAACCCAGGTAGGCCCGCGCCCCCAGTGActttctctcccaccccaccagcaGTGGGGAGCAGTCTCCTGTGGGTGGACAGAGGCAGGTTCTGGCCTCTCCCTGGGTCCAGAAGGCTCTGAGGTTTGGGGGAGGGAGGATGTCAGCCTTTGAAAGAGGGTAAGAGAAGGTGCTATGGCAGATCTGGGGATTGACTGAGGTTTTTCTGTCCTTCCTCTACTTCCCCTGggatctctgcttctctctccatccctccacGTGGGGTTCTCCCAGGGCTAAGTGCTTAAGGGCTTGAGGGATGGAGCCCAGAGTGGTTGCAAGAGGGAGGATGGTTGGCAGATGGCTCCTATGAGGCTGGCACCACAAGTATACCTGAAGCACAGGTGTCCGTCCAGCGTGTTCCACCCACCGCCTGACTCCAACACGGATGCCCTGGGGGGTTGCTGTCCCTGGGGTCTCATGGGAGTCAGGATGCCCAGCCAGGGCCAGGCGACTCCTTACCTACAGGGCAGCGAGGTCAAGCCCAAAGAGGTTCGTTTGGGACAAGATTCAGGGTTTGCCTGCCCACAGTACCCCCACCCCAAGTcagcccccacacacacacacacacccctcctcaGCCTCAGCCCCCTGTGCAAGGCTCGGTCCCTTTTTGTGACCCTCCATAAAAGTGCAGCTATTAAAATGCACTGGTCCAGAACCGCTCTGGGGTGAGATCGCTTGGCTTCCCCAGGCCGGAGGCCCGCTTCTCTTCATATCCAGTGGggacttttttttaaggtaaatgcCTTTTCTctgggagagggaaaggggctGCCTTTGAAGCAgtgggggggtgggagagagagagagacaactcCCCCCTGCTTTTCCTTCCCCCTTTTGCTTCACACATCCAGGGAAAGCAAGAAGAAAGCCCCCAGCCTGgccaggagggggctgggggagggcccaACCTGTTCTGGAAGGGGAATTAGCACAATGGTGCGGCTGGCCGGGGCGTTTATGGCCTGGTTGAGGCCCCATTCAGGACTCAGGGGAGGTGGCAAAGCTGTCCTCTCCCCCTTGAAGTGCCCCCTCGCCCCCCTTGGTGGGGGGGCCAGCAGGCCGGACCACAGCCATGCTTGAGGGGCCGTCTGACAAGCAGCTGTCTGCAGTGGTGGAAGGGGAGGTCCCCCCGCAGCGGGAACATGAAAGGGACAAGCAAGGTCCCGCGGGGAGAGCGACTTGTGGGCTGTGGGCTGTTGGGGGGGCGTGGGGCTGCTTTTGTGCAGGGCTTGAAGGGGGATGAGGAGAGGAGGAGGCTTTGGGGGGGCCCTCTCCGCTCCCAACCTGAAAcagccagccagaaggaggctgcCCGCCAAGAGGGGCGGAGGGCCTGAGCCTGGGCCAGGAGGCTGTGGCAGGCTGGACCCCACCCCTGGTCCTGGGTCAGCCAGACCCCACCCCCTGGTGGGGAGCCAGGTACCCAAAACAAATGCTGGCCTCAGGTTTTCCCAGGGTCCGGTGGGCATTGCTGACCTGAGTCCTGCAGACCCTGCCCTCCTGGGCTGCGGGCCTGGCAACACTCCCGACCTGTGAACGGACAAGCTAGAGTGGGAAATGAGCAGGGACCCTTTCAAGGGGTCAGCCCTGGACAGGGTCCAGTCAGCTTCTTGCTACTCCCgcacctcccctttcccccaaactGATACTGTCCACCCACCTGTAGGAAAGAGTGCTCCCTGCAGATGCAGGGCTGGGCCTAGCTCTGTCCAGATGGTTGCGAATGGGCCTGGGATAACGGTGGACTCGCGGATTTGGGGCAGGGAAAGGCTGTCCCCAGCATAAGCCCGCAGtatccaggtggagaaaaataTTATAGTACTAGAGCTGaggttgtcccagcagctgggaaatgTCATCCCAGGTGACACCTTgctggagagaggcaggaagTGAGTGGTCTTTCCATCTCCCAGTCAGTGCTGCAGATGGTCCAGAGAAGGTACATGTCTGGCTTTGTACCGTGTGTATGAAGATGCAACAgcacctctcccctcccaggaAAGTGGCAGGCGGCCTCAACCCGGACTGGCCTGAGACCCTTGCCTGCGGTGTAAGCAGGCCGCCTCCAGGGAGCAGCCACTGGGCCACTGCTGAGGGCACCTTTCCCTGCTGCCTCCATCTCCCTCAGCtaaggggaagagaagggaggggccCTGGAAGGGGACTGGCTTCTCTCAGGGCCCTGAGCAcccaggggaagaggcaggcGACATGGGCATGTGCTCAGGGTTCTACAGTAGGGCTGCAAGGAAAAGCTTACAGGAGCCTTGAAGAAGCCTAAGGAGACACTCTTAGGGCCCCCATAATTCTCTCCAGTGATCCTAATGATCCTAACCAACCAGTTGCtatgtatgcacgtgtgtgtgtgcatgtgcacacacatgtgcaaggCGTGGTGTCCTCCAAGGCCAGTGGGGAGGATGAAGGAGAAATCTGGATGCCATGCTAATGGAGTCAACACCCTGGAGTGCTGGAGAGAGATGAGCTAAAACCCTAGGCGCACGGCAGGGATTCTGTGTCCCCTGCACACCTCCGCCATGGAACATGGGGGCCAACTCCCAGAGTCCCGGCCACAGGTCTGCACTGCTTCACCAAGCGCCACCAAGCCTGGAGAGCCACCAGTTCCCTGCCCCAGGAAGTCATGACTGGCCCACCCACTGGCCTGTGAAAGTCATGGGCACACGTCCCCTTTGCTCTGTACCTCAGTCTCCGAGGACAAACGGCCTGCCCTCACCGCACTCACCTCCACACCCCTCTCCCCTGGATGGACTGGTGGTGGTGTCACCCAAAGCAAATTGACGCTATTTTTCCCTTGGTAACCGCAAAGGGGGAGAATCACCCGTCTCCTAATTTTAACCAGTACGTGAGGGACCAGGGCGCCATGACTGACCAGCTGAGCAGGCGGCAGATCCGCGAGTACCAGCTCTACAGCCGGACCAGCGGCAAGCACGTGCAGGTCACCGGGCGACGCATCTCTGCCACCGCTGAGGACGGCAACAAGTTTGGTGAGACCCAGGCCCCCCACAATGCTGGCTGGACTCACCTGGTCCATCCCTGAGCCTGCATTAGGGCAGAGCCCCAGCAGGagagcagggagcagcctcttggAGGCAGACCCTCCCCCAAGGGCCTCCCAGTGCCCCTGGCCTGGGTTCAGAGGTCAGGCTGGTTGGGAGCCCCGTGTCATACCCCAGGGCTGGCAGCCATAATGGACAGAGGTCTTTCTCCCCCCGCATCACAGCCAAACTCATAGTAGAGACGGACACGTTTGGAAGCCGGGTGCGCATCAAGGGGGCTGAGAGCGAGAAGTACATCTGCATGAATAAGAGAGGCAAGCTCATCGGGAAGGTGAGGCCTGGAGGACAGGGAGACCCGATCTTACTAGGGAGGGGCATGCGGGGCCCCAGCACACCCACTCCCCTCTGCTGGGCCCACCCAGGACTGTGCCCTCTGCTCTTGCCCCCCGCCCCCCTGACAACCTGGCCACTCTCTAGTTTCTCTAGTTAAGGGAGTTCCTGTGGGTCTATAAGCCCTCTGAGAACCCTGGCTGATCCTAAGGATCCTTGGCCCTGAGTTCTGGGGTATACCCCAGCACTGGTGAGTAAGAAGTTCAGCACCTGCATGGTGTTAGAGCCCCTCTGCTGAGGGCTAAGTGCCGAAGTGCTGATCAGGGTTGAAAGTGGGCATTCGTACAAGGCCAGAAGCTACCTCGAGGTCAGTGGAGTTCACAGGATCCAACTGGCAAGATGCACGCTGACCTCCTAGTGTGTAGTCGCCTACTGGTGTAGATGAGTAATAGTGTGTAGCACCTATTAGTGTAGCCACCTACTAGTGTGTAGACCACCCATTAGTATAGCTGCCTGCTAGTGTGTAGTCACCTGTGAATTTAGCCACCTGCAAGTGTAGCCGCTCTCCAGTGCTGCTGTGTAGAACCATTTCCTTTCGCATTGGTCAGGCCTGGCTTCTGCTTCTGGATGGTCTTACCAAATGTCTGGTCATTTTGTCAAGCCTTGGGTTCATCATGTGTAAGAATGGGCATGATGTCAAGGTTATCTGGAGGGTCACATGGGTGGCTGGGTGTTGACATAGGCTGTGCTCTATAAACATCTGCCCCTTCTTTTCATCAGCCTGTTGCCTCCGTTCCCTCCACCCAGCACCTCCACCCACCCAGGCTGAGGAGCATTCTCATGTAGCATGCCCACTGGGTGTGCACAATAACCCTGATCTTTATGCCCATgtcagaaactgaggctcagcatgGCTAAGTACCTTGTTCAAGGTGTACAACTTCCACTTGACAAGCCTGTCATGACATTCAGATCTTACTCCAGGCAGCATATTCCTTTCACCCAATTCTCCCTGTTCAAAAGGGCACCCATCTTCCCAGTCCCTGTCGTGCCCTTTTAGCCCTACAAAACAGGCCCAAAAGGCAGAGGAGCCAGACAGGGTAGGTGGACAAattctcctcctctccttccttcccccgcAGCCCAGTGGGAAGAGCAAAGACTGCGTGTTCACGGAGATAGTGCTGGAGAACAACTACACAGCCTTCCAGAATGCCCGGCACGAGGGCTGGTTCATGGCCTTCACAAGGCAGGGTCGGCCGCGCCAGGCCTCCCGCAGCCGCCAGAACCAGAGAGAGGCCCACTTCATCAAGCGCCTCTACCAGGGTCAGCTGCCCTTTCCCAACCACGCTGAGAGGCAGAAGCAGTTTGAGTTTGTGGGCTCAGCCCCCACCCGGCGGACCAAGCGCACTCGGAGGCCGCAGCCCCTGACGTAGTTGGGAACAGGGGGGCAGCTGCCTCTCACCGGCCTGCCCACCCCCCCCCTTAGCCCTGCTCCCCGGGTCTAAAGactgggctggggtggagggaagagaGCCCGAACCCCCACGGGGATCCCTGAGGACCGGCAAGCACCAGAGCCCCAGGCCAGAAGGGGACAGGACTGCCACAAAGCAGGGCCAGTGCCACACTGCGATGAGCCTCCTGGGGGTGGAGCCACCCCGGGAGAGAAACTGTGGTGGCACCCTGGACTCAGGCCCCCTGAAACAGGTGGAAAAGTCAGCAGATTCAAGGCCTTGCAGACACTGTCTGGAGGTAGCTCTCCTTAAAGGTTGCTTCCCATGTCCTCAATCTGTCCCCAGCCTCCAAATTCTTGATGACTAGAGTCTAGGAAGGGACTTTGGGTTCGtttcaggagaaaagaaagaggggaaaaaagggttGGTCATGCTTCACAACCCACTCCCCAGGCCTGCACCCCCGCGCCCAATTCCCACACCCAAAATAAAACCATCTTCCTGCAAACGGGTTATCcgaaggggtggggggtggagaggcGGTGTAGAAGGATCCAACTCAAAACGTAACTGGTAACAAACTAGCTTCTGCAAGAACCGCGGCGACGCTCCCGGTGCCGGCGGGGAGAGAGGAGCGTCCAGGCCCGGCCCAGCCGGCAGGTGCAGGGGCAGTGCCGCCCGAGGGAAGCAGGGTCCGGGTGGCCCGGGGCACCTCCGCCCCCCTGCGGGCTGGAGGCCGGGCGCCCCTCCCAGCGCGCGGGCTCTGGTTTCCTGGCGCGCGCTGCGCGTCCCGTGCTACCTGTTGGGCGAAGAGAACCCCAGCCCTGGGGGCGGCCGGGCATCCGAGCTGGGTCGGGCGTCCAGCCGAGGCACCGGGCCCGCAGGCCGAGGGCGCGGAGGCCTCCTGGCCCGGAGAAGATTGCTTTGCTCCGGTGAGGCAGGCGGGCGGCAGGGGAAGCGGGGCCGGCAGGTGGCCTCGGGCTCGCGGGCGGGCCGCACCTGAGCGGGGCCctgcgcgggcggcggcggccggggTGGGGCCGGGGGCGCGGGGAGGGTGGCGACCCGAGCCCCCGGCCGCGCGGGTGGGCTTGCGCTCGCGCCTCCGGGTGTGCCCTCGGGGAGTGGGGCTCGGGGGCCGTAAACCCACTGCTTCAGAGGAAACACCCTCACCGAGACCCCTCTTCTGTGTATGGACCGCCCTcacccagcctcagtttcccctccctctcctttctgaGTAAACGGGGAGGGGGTTATGGAAAGAGAAGAATAAGAACGAAAGACCTGTCTTCTCACTTTTCCCAAAAATGGcctgaaaataaggaaagaatggGAGTGGTTGAGTTAAAACGGGAGGCGAGTGAAGCAGCAGGCCGAGTGGACCGAGTCTGGGGCCATCCGCCCCTCGCCCTCGCTGAGGGCTGGAGCAGAGACTGACACCCCCAGCTCGGGGCAGTGTGGAAGGCAGCGGCCAGGAGGG
The DNA window shown above is from Manis javanica isolate MJ-LG chromosome 3, MJ_LKY, whole genome shotgun sequence and carries:
- the FGF17 gene encoding fibroblast growth factor 17 isoform X1, with protein sequence MGASRLLPSLTLCLQLLTLCCQTQGENHPSPNFNQYVRDQGAMTDQLSRRQIREYQLYSRTSGKHVQVTGRRISATAEDGNKFAKLIVETDTFGSRVRIKGAESEKYICMNKRGKLIGKPSGKSKDCVFTEIVLENNYTAFQNARHEGWFMAFTRQGRPRQASRSRQNQREAHFIKRLYQGQLPFPNHAERQKQFEFVGSAPTRRTKRTRRPQPLT
- the FGF17 gene encoding fibroblast growth factor 17 isoform X2, with amino-acid sequence MGASRLLPSLTLCLQLLTLCCQTQYVRDQGAMTDQLSRRQIREYQLYSRTSGKHVQVTGRRISATAEDGNKFAKLIVETDTFGSRVRIKGAESEKYICMNKRGKLIGKPSGKSKDCVFTEIVLENNYTAFQNARHEGWFMAFTRQGRPRQASRSRQNQREAHFIKRLYQGQLPFPNHAERQKQFEFVGSAPTRRTKRTRRPQPLT